The DNA sequence TCGAGATCGCAGACGAACTGCTCAAATCACCTGGAAAGGTGATCGGCGATGTCCGGGACGCCATCAGGAACAACAACCTGATCTTCACGAAGGACGAGGAGGAGAAGGTCGCGGACGTCAACATCCGGTTCGTCAATCTCCCAAAAAAACTCCCCGTCCGCGATATCCGTTCTCATCACATCAACACCTTCGTCTCGGTCGAGGGCATTCTGCGCAAGACCACCGAGGTCCGTCCCCGCCTGACGAGCGCGGTCTTCCGCTGCCTTCAGTGCGGAACGCTCACCCCCCCGTACCAGCAGGAATATTCGCGATTTCAGGAGCCGTACCGCCCGTGCAGCCAGTGCGAACGGCAGACGAAGATGGACCTTGTTCCCGCGCTCTCCAAGTTCGTTGATGCACAGAAGGTCAGGATACAGGAATCCCCGGAAGGGCTGCGGGGCGGGGAACAGCCCCAGACCCTCGATGTCGATGTGGTCGACGACCTGACCGGGACGGTGGCGCCGGGCGACCGCGTGATCATCAACGGCATTCTCCGCTCGGTGCAGCGTGTCTCCTACGGGCAGAAGAGCACCCTCTTCGATGTGTACCTCGAGGCAAATTCGATAGAGGTCTCGGAAAAGGAGTTCGAGGAGGTCAATATCTCCGAGGAGGACGAGGCGGCGATCATGGAACTCTCGCAGGACCCCGAGCTCTATACCAAGGTGTCCCGGTCCATCGCACCGTCGATTTACGGTATGACGCAGGTCAAGGAGGCCATCTCGCTCATCCTCTTCGGCGGCATTGCAAAGGAGCTTCCCGACGGAAGCCACCTCCGCGGGGATATCCACATGCTCCTCGTCGGAGACCCCGGTATCGCCAAGTCGCAGATGCTCAGGTATGTGATCCAGCTGGCACCCCGCGGCATCTACACGAGCGGCAAATCGTCCACCTCCGCGGGTCTGACCGCAACCGCCGTGAAGGACGAGTTCGGTGACGGGAGATGGACGCTTGAGGCCGGTGCGCTGGTCCTGGCGGACATGGGTATCGCTGCGGTGGATGAGATGGACAAGATGGCCAAGGAGGATCGCAGTGCGCTGCACGAGGCGATGGAACAGCAGTCCATCTCGATTGCAAAGGCGGGCATCACGGCGACCCTGCGGTCGCGCTGCGCCCTTCTCGGGGCGGCGAACCCGAAGATGGGTCGCTTCGACGAGTACGCGCCGATAGCCGAGCAGATCAACATGCCGCCGTCGCTCCTTTCCCGTTTCGACCTGATCTTCATCATGGAGGACAAGCCGGACGCGATGATCGACCGTGCGATCAGCAACCACATCCTCAAGTCGCACAGCGTCGGAGAACTGATCGAGCATACCAGGAAGTCTCCCATCGAGGGGGTCGACGAGGAGTACATCCGCCGCCAGCTCGAACCGGTGACACCGGATATCGATGCGCTGCTCTTCCGGAAGTACATCGCGTATGCGAAGAGGAACTGCTTCCCCATCATGAGCGATGATGCGCGGGACACCCTGACCGACTACTATCTCAATCTCCGTAATATGGCGGACGAGAACAAACCGGTCCCGGTGACCGCACGTCAGCTCGAGGCACTCGTCCGCCTTGCCGAGGCAAGCGCCCGGATACGCCTCTCGGATTCGGTCGACCTTTCGGATGCCCAGCGGGTGATTACAATCATCGACAACTGCCTGAAGAAGGTGGCCTACGACCCCGAGAGCGGGACCTATGATATCGATCGTCTGGTCACCAGCTACTCCAAGCACAGCCGTGACCTGATCCGTGAGATAAAAGAGGTCGTCCGCGAGCTTGCCGACCAGAACGGACGGGCGCAGATGAATGATGTGGTGAACGAACTCGTCAAAAACGGGCACAACCGCGATGACATCCTCAAGCGCATCGACGAGATGAACCGTGACGGGCAGTTGATGCAGCCCCGGCACGGGATACTGAAACTGCTCTCCTGATGCCCGGCGTACTCACCGCTGGCTTCATCTTTTTTTACGGCAAATATCAATCATGAATCCTGATAAAATTCAGGCAGCATTTGAAGCCGGAATAAAACTCGGCGCCCTGTACCACCAGTGGGTGGGGACGCCCATCTCCCCCGCCACCGCCACCTCGGTCGAGACGGCGATAGAAAAGGCGGTCGGCCTCCAGCCGTACGTGACCGGGATTACGGTGCATATCGCAACGGAGATGATGGAGCTCAATCCCTTCGGCTACAGCGAACTTGCGGGCAGGATGCTCGATGTGATCATCACGACCGACGTGCGCGGGGAGACCTGCCGCGCCGCACTCCGGTTCGACGGGCAGTATCCTCTCATGAAGATCCTCGACTGACATGCAGGCGTTTTCATTTCCGGTCACCGACAACCATATCCATATCGACCCGGCGGGCGGCCGCGGGGCGGAGGCGGTGAAGGACTTCCGGCGGGCGGGCGGCACCCACATGATGCTCGTGACCAAACCGTCGTGGTCGCTCGGGGTCCATCCGGTCAAAGGCGAGGACTTCCGGGAGGTATTCGACATGACGCTCGCCGTCGCGGAGATGTGCCGGGAGAACGGGGTTGTTGCGTTTCCCGTTCTCGGGGTGCACCCTGCGGAGATCGGCATCCTCACCCGGCGCATGCCTCTCGAGGCAGCGGCGGCGATCATGAAGGACGGGCTCTCCCTCGCCGGCGAGTATGTCGCCGCAGGGAAGGCCGTCGCCATCAAGAGCGGGCGGCCGCACTATCCGGTGGAGGAGGAGGTGTGGGAGGTCTCCAACGATGTCCTCCGCCACGCCCTCGAAGTGGCGGCGGATACGGGCTGTGCCGTCCAGATCCACTCAGAGAGCGGGCCGTGCAGCGATGTTGTCGCGATGGCGGAGCGGGCCGGCCTGCCGGTGGAGCGGGTCGTCAAGCACTTTGCCGTCCCCGACACCCCGCTCACCCCGTCACTCGTCGCCAAACACGAGGCGATTCCTGCCCTCATCGCGGAGGGACGGCGGTTCATGATGGAGAGCGATTATATGGATGACAACTCGCGGCCGGGTGCGGTGGTGGGGCCCAAGTCGGTTCCCCGGTTTACCCGCCGGATGTACGAGAGCGGCGTGATGAGCGAAGATGCGGCGTGGCGCATCCACGGCGAGACGCCGTCGCGCGTCTATGGCATTGATATCTCCCTGCCCTGACGGACAGGGCGCTACCTGTTCTTTTTTACCCATCCTCGCCGATGAGTACATGCAATGTACCTGAAAATACACCGCATACAGGGAAAGGGCGAGATCGTTGCCGTATGTGACAGGGAACTTCTGAACAGGACATTATGTCACGGTGACATCACCATCCATGTGAGCGAAAAATTCTATGGGACCGAAGAGGCGGGAGAGGCAGAGGTCGCCCTCGCCCTGAAGAACGCGGGAAACATTAACCTTATTGGGAACAAGGCCGTTAGTGTTGCGATAGAGTGCGGCATCCTGCCCGAAGGGGCATATATACTCATAGACGGGATTCCGCACGCCCAGATATACCAGGCCTGATACGAACCATGAATATTCAGGAAAATTTCTGCCCGAAATGTGGCGGACCGACGACAAACGAGGGGATCTGCGACAAGTGCCTTGCGGAGAGCATCGACTGGATCGTTGCCGAGCAGCGCGTCGTCTGCACCTTCTGCCCGACCTGCGGGTCGATGAAACAGGGGAATACGTGGTCAGATGCCACCCCGAACCGGGAACTCCTCGCCGAAGAGCTTGCCCTCGGTGCGCTGAAGGTGCACCCGGATGTCGAGAACCTCCATTTTACCGTGGAGACCTACGAACCGAGCCCGAACCGGACGAAATGCATCATCCATGCGGAAGGGACGCTCTACGGCATTCCCGTACAGGAAACCCGCGAAGTCCTCGTCGTATGGAAAAAAGAGCAGTGCGACCGGTGCAGCCGCCTCTCCGGCGGGTATTACGAGGGCGTCATCCAGGTCCGGGCGACCGACCGCACGCCGGATATCCACGAACGCAGCCGGGTCGAATCGATCGCCTACAGCGTCGAGGACGGCCTGCAGGAATCGGGAGAGCGCCTCTCCTTTATCTCCCGCATCGATGACATCAAGGACGGCGTGGATGTCGTGATCTCGAGCCACCACATCGGCGATCTGATCACGAAACAGATCACAAACGAACTCGGGGGAAAGACGACCCGCCATCCCAAACTGATCGGCGAACGGGAAGGCAAGAAACTCTACCGCATCACCTATCTTGTCCGGTTGCCCCGCTACCGGCGCGGTGATGTGATCGAGATCAAAAACAAGTACTATGAGGTGCGGTCGGTGGAGTCGGGGACGATCAAGGTCTTCGACCTGCAGGAGGGGATCATGAACGTCGTCCGCGAGGATGATTCCTATCGTATCATCGGCAATGTGCGGGATGCCGAGTATGCAGCCGTCTCCTTCATCGACGGAGATATGGCCGGCATCCTTGATCCGAAGACCTTTATGCCCATCACCATTCCCGCCTACCCGTGGCTGCACCTGAGCGAGGGGATGGACGTTAGGGTCATGGAAGACCGCGAGAATGAACGCATCTTTCCGGTCGGGTAACCCCCATGAGAGTCCGGGTCGTCCCGCTGGAACGGCTCTCCCCGGTCATGGGCGAGGCGTGGGTGGATACGGGCCGCCGCCCGTTTGTCCGTGACGGCGTGGCATTCGTGCCGGTGGCAGACGGCTACCCCTGTGACGAGGAGATCCACGAACGGAGGAAGTACCGTGGGAGGGGGTACCAGATGGTGGGGGATATCGCCCTCATCCACGGACGGGCGCCGACCGCGGAGGAGACGGAGGAGATCCGTGCGTGGGCCCGTCCCTCAGCTATTTTGCATATTCGGGGCTATGACGGGGTCATGCGGCGACCGGAGGTGACTGTTCTCTGTGGCGCATCCCATGACGTCGTCCACCATGAAGCGGGTATCATTTACCGGCTGGACCCGGCGAAAGTGATGTTTTCGATGGGCAACCGTGAGGAGAAGATGCGGCTGGAGGCGGCAGTCCGTGCGTCCGGCCGGGAGGAACGCTGCGCCGATATGTTCGCGGGGATTGGATATTTCACCCTTCCTGCGGGGAGGGCCGGTGCACGGGTGCACGCGATGGAGATCAACCCGGCGTCCCATGCATATCTCAAGGAGAATATCCGGGAA is a window from the Methanovulcanius yangii genome containing:
- a CDS encoding minichromosome maintenance protein MCM; this translates as MGEDLDGVDFTDRASDWNKFLKKHYRRELGEIASQYPHLRSLEIDYRVLQKSGRTGLEIADELLKSPGKVIGDVRDAIRNNNLIFTKDEEEKVADVNIRFVNLPKKLPVRDIRSHHINTFVSVEGILRKTTEVRPRLTSAVFRCLQCGTLTPPYQQEYSRFQEPYRPCSQCERQTKMDLVPALSKFVDAQKVRIQESPEGLRGGEQPQTLDVDVVDDLTGTVAPGDRVIINGILRSVQRVSYGQKSTLFDVYLEANSIEVSEKEFEEVNISEEDEAAIMELSQDPELYTKVSRSIAPSIYGMTQVKEAISLILFGGIAKELPDGSHLRGDIHMLLVGDPGIAKSQMLRYVIQLAPRGIYTSGKSSTSAGLTATAVKDEFGDGRWTLEAGALVLADMGIAAVDEMDKMAKEDRSALHEAMEQQSISIAKAGITATLRSRCALLGAANPKMGRFDEYAPIAEQINMPPSLLSRFDLIFIMEDKPDAMIDRAISNHILKSHSVGELIEHTRKSPIEGVDEEYIRRQLEPVTPDIDALLFRKYIAYAKRNCFPIMSDDARDTLTDYYLNLRNMADENKPVPVTARQLEALVRLAEASARIRLSDSVDLSDAQRVITIIDNCLKKVAYDPESGTYDIDRLVTSYSKHSRDLIREIKEVVRELADQNGRAQMNDVVNELVKNGHNRDDILKRIDEMNRDGQLMQPRHGILKLLS
- a CDS encoding dihydroneopterin aldolase family protein, whose amino-acid sequence is MNPDKIQAAFEAGIKLGALYHQWVGTPISPATATSVETAIEKAVGLQPYVTGITVHIATEMMELNPFGYSELAGRMLDVIITTDVRGETCRAALRFDGQYPLMKILD
- a CDS encoding TatD family hydrolase produces the protein MQAFSFPVTDNHIHIDPAGGRGAEAVKDFRRAGGTHMMLVTKPSWSLGVHPVKGEDFREVFDMTLAVAEMCRENGVVAFPVLGVHPAEIGILTRRMPLEAAAAIMKDGLSLAGEYVAAGKAVAIKSGRPHYPVEEEVWEVSNDVLRHALEVAADTGCAVQIHSESGPCSDVVAMAERAGLPVERVVKHFAVPDTPLTPSLVAKHEAIPALIAEGRRFMMESDYMDDNSRPGAVVGPKSVPRFTRRMYESGVMSEDAAWRIHGETPSRVYGIDISLP
- a CDS encoding DUF424 domain-containing protein, with the protein product MYLKIHRIQGKGEIVAVCDRELLNRTLCHGDITIHVSEKFYGTEEAGEAEVALALKNAGNINLIGNKAVSVAIECGILPEGAYILIDGIPHAQIYQA
- a CDS encoding 60S ribosomal export protein NMD3, with the translated sequence MNIQENFCPKCGGPTTNEGICDKCLAESIDWIVAEQRVVCTFCPTCGSMKQGNTWSDATPNRELLAEELALGALKVHPDVENLHFTVETYEPSPNRTKCIIHAEGTLYGIPVQETREVLVVWKKEQCDRCSRLSGGYYEGVIQVRATDRTPDIHERSRVESIAYSVEDGLQESGERLSFISRIDDIKDGVDVVISSHHIGDLITKQITNELGGKTTRHPKLIGEREGKKLYRITYLVRLPRYRRGDVIEIKNKYYEVRSVESGTIKVFDLQEGIMNVVREDDSYRIIGNVRDAEYAAVSFIDGDMAGILDPKTFMPITIPAYPWLHLSEGMDVRVMEDRENERIFPVG
- a CDS encoding class I SAM-dependent methyltransferase, with protein sequence MRVRVVPLERLSPVMGEAWVDTGRRPFVRDGVAFVPVADGYPCDEEIHERRKYRGRGYQMVGDIALIHGRAPTAEETEEIRAWARPSAILHIRGYDGVMRRPEVTVLCGASHDVVHHEAGIIYRLDPAKVMFSMGNREEKMRLEAAVRASGREERCADMFAGIGYFTLPAGRAGARVHAMEINPASHAYLKENIRENSLTGRVRAECGDCRDLLAGVYDRVLMGHFDAAHFLPDALAHVRSGSVLHVHSIGDISGAIADACRECGMEAEISVRNVKKYAPGRWHMVQDVVIQ